A window of the Dioscorea cayenensis subsp. rotundata cultivar TDr96_F1 chromosome 14, TDr96_F1_v2_PseudoChromosome.rev07_lg8_w22 25.fasta, whole genome shotgun sequence genome harbors these coding sequences:
- the LOC120275729 gene encoding SKP1-like protein 1A, with protein MASTAIEGGAKRMIVLKSSDGELFEVEEAVAMESQTIKHMIEDDCAENGIPLPNVTSKILSKVIEYCKRHVESVVKGAAEDKTVDEDLKLWDADFVKVDQATLFDLILAANYLNIKSLLDLTCQTVADMIKGKTPEEIRKTFNIKNDFTPEEEEEIRRENQWAFE; from the exons ATGGCGTCAACAGCGATCGAGGGCGGGGCAAAGCGCATGATCGTCTTGAAGAGCTCCGATGGCGAGCTCTTTGAGGTGGAGGAAGCGGTGGCCATGGAGTCCCAGACCATCAAACACATGATTGAGGATGATTGCGCGGAGAACGGCATCCCTCTTCCCAACGTCACCAGCAAAATCCTCTCCAAGGTAATTGAGTACTGCAAACGCCATGTTGAATCCGTTGTTAAAGGTGCTGCTGAGGATAAGACCGTCGATGAGGATCTCAAGTTATGGGATGCGGATTTCGTCAAGGTTGATCAGGCTACGCTTTTTGATCTCATTCTG GCTGCAAACTACCTCAACATTAAGAGTCTTCTGGATCTCACCTGCCAGACAGTTGCGGACATGATCAAGGGCAAAACTCCGGAGGAAATCCGCAAGACATTCAACATCAAGAATGACTTCACTccagaggaggaagaagagatccGGCGGGAAAACCAGTGGGCCTTTGAGTGA